A region from the Ptychodera flava strain L36383 chromosome 12, AS_Pfla_20210202, whole genome shotgun sequence genome encodes:
- the LOC139145667 gene encoding LOW QUALITY PROTEIN: sulfite oxidase-like (The sequence of the model RefSeq protein was modified relative to this genomic sequence to represent the inferred CDS: inserted 1 base in 1 codon): MFASTPTVRTLGVLASRTPVFLRSTGFRLYPNPLASTTIPIYRCASVLTTNRTAYTQKISSHQSEAAGYQPWQTYGKHHFSTTSIPKTTRFGLFASAVVAAMGGLGLMLYWXAEYTHAGEKRSIEAAGIAVHDIANVMETEPERGASSDAQRAPGTAIPGLPCYSEDEVSDHNDKNKGLWCTYKDAVYDITEFVDHHPGGDRILMAAGGALEPFWEVFEIHKTSLVFEQLEKYRIGNLSQQGRSKPEVDSNDPFRNDPIRHPAIIPSAKKPFNGEPPSDILIEKYITPRDLFYIRNHLPVPDVDMKEFSLIIESQDGHKTIELSYDDLKKFKEYTITATLQCAGNRRSDMARYKKVKGLNWKQSAIGNANFTGVRLRDVLLHAGIKENDPSVKHIQFEGLDTDPFTSEQYGASIPVKKAMDPEGDVLLAYKMNGEKLSRDHGYPLRVIVPGYVGARNVKWLTRIIASDEESQSHWQQNDYKGFSPSVTLETADYSQETAIQEYPVQSAICVPVDGTKVPAGNKEINLRGYAWSGGGRGILRVDVSIDGGQTWHRADLHQEPQPYSRNWAWTLWDINIPIPENHKGPLDLVCKAVDSAYNVQPNSFDGHWNFRGVLANAWSHAKVIIE, encoded by the exons ATGTTTGCCAGTACACCAACAGTCAGGACTCTTGGAGTATTGGCCAGCAGAACCCCAGTTTTCTTACG GAGCACTGGGTTTAGACTCTATCCAAATCCATTAGCAAGCACAACCATACCCATTTACAG ATGCGCATCTGTGTTGACAACAAACAGAACAGCCTACACACAAAAAATCAGTTCTCACCAATCTGAAGCAGCAGGGTATCAACCATGGCAAACCTACGGCAAACATCATTTCTCCACAACATCCATACCAAAGACAACAAGGTTCGGCTTGTTTGCCAGCGCAGTGGTAGCAGCCATGGGAGGGCTTGGCCTCATGCTCTACT CAGCGGAATACACCCACGCAGGAGAAAAAAGGAGTATTGAAGCAGCCGGCATTGCTGTGCATGACATTGCAAATGTCATGGAAACTGAACCAGAGCGGGGAGCTTCTTCAGATGCTCAAAGAGCTCCTGGAACGGCAATTCCTGGCCTGCCATGTTACTCGGAAGATGAAGTATCGGATCACAATGACAAGAATAAAGGCTTATGGTGCACCTACAAAGATGCCGTGTACGATATCACGGAGTTTGTGGATCATCATCCAGGTGGCGATCGCATTCTGATGGCGGCTGGGGGAGCGCTGGAACCATTCTGGGAAGTCTTTGAGATCCACAAAACCAGTCTTGTCTTCGAACAGCTGGAGAAATACCGCATCGGTAACCTGTCCCAGCAGGGACGCAGTAAACCTGAAGTTGATTCAAATGATCCATTCCGCAATGACCCAATCAGACACCCGGCTATCATTCCGAGTGCAAAGAAACCGTTCAATGGAGAACCCCCGTCTGATATCCTCATTGAGAAGTACATAACTCCCAGGGACTTGTTCTACATACGAAATCACCTTCCTGTCCCTGATGTCGATATGAAAGAATTCAGCTTGATTATTGAATCACAGGACGGGCACAAAACCATTGAGCTGTCTTATGATGATCTGAAGAAATTCAAGGAATACACCATCACTGCAACATTGCAGTGTGCTGGCAACCGCAGAAGTGACATGGCAAGGTataaaaaggtcaaaggtcttaACTGGAAGCAGTCTGCCATCGGCAATGCCAATTTTACCGGGGTGAGACTGAGGGATGTGCTGTTGCATGCTGGTATCAAAGAGAATGACCCAAGTGTGAAGCACATccagtttgaaggacttgacactGATCCGTTCACATCGGAGCAGTATGGTGCCTCGATCCCGGTCAAGAAAGCAATGGATCCAGAGGGTGATGTACTCCTAGCATACAAGATGAATGGAGAAAAGCTATCACGCGACCACGGCTACCCACTGCGTGTCATCGTTCCTGGGTATGTGGGTGCTCGTAACGTGAAGTGGTTGACAAGGATCATCGCATCTGATGAAGAAAGCCAGAGCCACTGGCAGCAAAATGATTACAAAGGATTCTCACCGTCTGTTACCTTGGAAACAGCCGACTACTCACAGGAGACGGCCATCCAGGAATACCCTGTACAGTCAGCGATCTGTGTGCCAGTAGATGGAACCAAAGTCCCAGCCGGAAACAAAGAGATTAATCTGAGGGGATACGCCTGGAGTGGCGGTGGTAGGGGCATCCTACGAGTAGATGTCTCCATCGATGGCGGCCAGACTTGGCATCGCGCCGATCTCCACCAGGAGCCACAGCCGTACAGTCGCAACTGGGCCTGGACTCTTTGGGATATCAACATCCCGATCCCGGAGAACCACAAGGGGCCGCTGGACTTGGTCTGCAAGGCTGTGGACTCTGCCTACAATGTACAGCCCAACAGTTTTGACGGACACTGGAATTTCCGCGGTGTCCTCGCCAACGCCTGGAGCCATGCGAAAGTGATCATCGAGTGA